From the genome of Nicotiana sylvestris chromosome 2, ASM39365v2, whole genome shotgun sequence, one region includes:
- the LOC138885995 gene encoding uncharacterized protein: MTEAYIQDEFDSLIKNVEKVDIQMKEYLELAGYEKWVRLYAPINRGWTVTSNVDDSINYALVSVIELPIYDFVEEYRKMFRRWNCANRKEASHTYKMLGKKY; the protein is encoded by the coding sequence AtgacagaggcatacattcaggaTGAATTTGATAGTCTAATAAAAAATGTGGAGAAGGTAGATATTCAGATGAAAGAATACTTGGAATTAGCTGGATACGAAAAGTGGGTTAGGTTGTATGCACCTATTAATCGAGGATGGACTGTGACGTCAAATGTTGACGACTCAATCAATTATGCACTTGTATCAGTAATAGAACTTCCAATATACGACTTCGTAGAAGAATATAGAAAGATGTTTAGACGTTGGAATTGTGCCAATAGAAAAGAAGCTTCACACACATATAAAATGCTTGGGAAAAAATACTAG
- the LOC138885994 gene encoding uncharacterized protein, with product MQGLRSQVSVAYKDLCLFPNVQLPTGFKTPKFDLYNRHGDHVAHLRGYYSKMRGAGGKDELLMSYFNHSLNGTALEWYTRQDASRWYTWDNLAQAFARHFQYNIDIVPDRLSLTKVEWKPSESFREYGFRWREQAALVNPLMEGNKMVEYFLQALEPTYFDHLISAVGKPLNDVVKMGEIVEEGLKSTIS from the coding sequence atgcaagggttaAGAAGCCAGGTGAGTGTGGcttataaggatttgtgtttgttccctaATGTCCAACTGCCTACTGGGTTCAAGAcgcccaagtttgacttgtataaCAGACATGGGGATCATgtagctcatctgagaggttattACAGTAAAATGAGAGGTGCCGGGGGAAAAGACGAATTACTGATGTCGTACTTCAACCATAGTCTGAATGGGACAGctctagaatggtacacccgccaggatgccagcaggtggtacacatgggacaatTTGGCTCAGGCCTTTGCTCGACATTTTCAGTACAACATAGACATTGTCCCAGATCGCCTATCCCTGACCAAGGTAGAATGGAAGcctagtgaaagctttagagaatatggattccgatggagggagcaagctgcactGGTCAATCCTCTGATGGAAGGAAATAAGATGGTTGaatactttcttcaagccctggagcctacttacttcgaccatttgatctcagccgttggtaaACCtctcaatgatgtggtaaaaatgggagaaattgtGGAAGAGGGGCTGAAGTCAACAAtatcatga